A portion of the Barnesiella propionica genome contains these proteins:
- the yidC gene encoding membrane protein insertase YidC encodes MDKNTILGFVLMGIIVVAFTWLAQPTPEQLEAQKRYTDSIATVDSIRLAQDQIIKQNEQVEQMLITDTIAVATDSVRNVILDQTYGEFSQNAIGEEKFITLSNELLTLKFSNKGGKLYEAVLNNYEAYDSTKVTLFTAQENNYGFMFKTNARVIDSKSLYFEPIATDSTVTMRLAFKNGSIFDVRYTLPKNSYMLKMDIVQNGMDKILPSSVVYLDFYWDQTMRRQEKGRMFEERNSALYYKFYGDDVENLSQGSDDNERVTTSLKWIGFKNQFFSSVFIADERFNEGSFTSQMMKDDFYLKKFHAETTFNYDPSSANPAGFSFFLGPNSYPLLKSYDKGRSGDEELDLDQLVPLGYQFFRWINTWIIIPIFTLLGKFFSNYGIIILIMTIFIKLVLFPFTYKSYMSTAKMQVLKPQIEEINAKYPKKEEALERQRATMDLYSKAGVNPMGGCIPMLLQMPILLAMFAFFPSSIELRGESFLWAHDLSSYDSIFSWDTYIPIITPYFGNHISLFCLLMTVTNLLYTKLNMESQAGSQQMPGMKVMMYMMPLMFLVFFNNYASGLSYYYFVSTLITILQTYAFKKFINKDKVLAKLKENQKKPRKKSGFMARLEEAQRQQQAALREQQKKNKRR; translated from the coding sequence ATGGATAAAAACACGATTCTTGGTTTTGTCTTAATGGGTATTATTGTTGTCGCATTCACGTGGTTGGCACAACCTACCCCGGAACAGCTCGAAGCGCAAAAACGCTATACCGATTCTATTGCGACAGTAGATAGTATCCGTCTGGCACAAGACCAGATTATCAAACAAAATGAACAGGTGGAGCAAATGCTCATTACCGATACGATTGCTGTCGCTACCGATTCGGTACGTAATGTAATTCTTGATCAGACGTACGGAGAATTCTCTCAAAATGCTATTGGAGAAGAAAAATTTATTACGCTTTCTAACGAATTACTTACTCTTAAGTTCTCTAATAAAGGAGGTAAATTATATGAAGCCGTTCTTAATAATTATGAAGCTTATGATTCTACGAAAGTGACTTTGTTCACCGCTCAGGAGAATAATTACGGTTTTATGTTTAAGACGAATGCCCGGGTAATTGATTCCAAATCGCTTTATTTCGAACCTATTGCTACCGACAGTACAGTGACTATGCGTCTGGCATTCAAGAACGGAAGTATTTTTGATGTCCGGTATACGTTACCGAAAAACAGCTATATGCTGAAAATGGATATCGTACAAAACGGCATGGATAAAATATTACCTTCGAGCGTAGTATATCTGGACTTTTATTGGGATCAGACGATGCGCCGACAGGAAAAAGGACGTATGTTCGAGGAACGTAACAGTGCATTGTATTATAAATTTTACGGGGATGATGTGGAAAACCTGAGCCAGGGAAGTGACGATAATGAAAGAGTGACTACCAGCCTTAAATGGATAGGTTTTAAAAATCAGTTTTTCTCTTCGGTTTTCATTGCAGATGAACGTTTCAATGAAGGCTCGTTTACTTCGCAGATGATGAAAGATGATTTTTATTTAAAGAAATTCCATGCAGAAACGACATTTAATTATGATCCTTCTTCTGCCAATCCCGCTGGTTTTTCTTTCTTCCTCGGACCAAACTCCTATCCGTTATTGAAATCTTATGACAAAGGACGTTCTGGGGATGAGGAACTGGACCTCGATCAATTGGTTCCGTTGGGTTATCAGTTCTTTCGTTGGATAAATACCTGGATTATCATACCTATTTTTACTTTATTGGGTAAGTTCTTCTCCAATTACGGGATAATAATCCTGATAATGACAATATTTATTAAATTGGTGCTTTTCCCGTTCACATACAAGTCTTATATGTCAACGGCAAAAATGCAGGTTTTGAAACCTCAGATTGAGGAAATAAATGCGAAATATCCCAAAAAAGAAGAAGCTCTGGAACGGCAGCGCGCAACGATGGATCTATATAGTAAGGCAGGTGTAAATCCCATGGGCGGATGTATCCCTATGCTGTTGCAGATGCCTATTTTATTGGCTATGTTCGCCTTTTTCCCTTCTTCGATAGAGTTGCGTGGAGAATCATTCCTTTGGGCCCATGATTTGTCAAGCTATGATTCTATTTTTAGCTGGGACACATATATTCCTATTATAACTCCGTATTTCGGTAATCATATCAGCCTTTTCTGTTTGTTGATGACGGTCACCAATTTGTTATATACCAAGTTGAATATGGAGAGTCAGGCAGGTTCACAACAGATGCCCGGAATGAAGGTAATGATGTATATGATGCCGTTGATGTTTTTGGTATTCTTTAATAATTATGCTTCGGGTCTCAGTTACTACTATTTTGTTTCCACTTTGATAACCATCTTACAGACTTATGCATTCAAAAAATTTATCAATAAAGATAAAGTGTTGGCTAAGTTGAAAGAAAATCAGAAAAAGCCCCGTAAGAAAAGTGGCTTTATGGCACGCCTTGAAGAAGCGCAGCGTCAGCAACAAGCTGCTTTAAGAGAGCAACAAAAAAAGAATAAACGCCGCTAA
- a CDS encoding leucine-rich repeat protein, which yields MTSIGEFAFADCSNLKSVTIGAGVETIGNSAFQNCPLTEFHCRMEIPLDINESVFTLDEEYYSLENKSPIRTISNTCILYVPTGCADAYRSAPVWGAKI from the coding sequence GTGACATCCATAGGAGAATTTGCTTTTGCAGATTGCAGTAATTTAAAATCGGTAACAATAGGAGCTGGTGTCGAAACGATTGGGAACAGTGCTTTCCAGAATTGTCCGTTGACCGAATTTCATTGTAGAATGGAAATTCCCCTTGATATAAATGAATCAGTTTTTACTTTAGATGAAGAGTATTATAGTTTGGAAAACAAGTCACCTATCCGCACAATATCAAATACATGTATCCTGTATGTCCCCACAGGGTGTGCCGACGCCTACAGGAGTGCCCCTGTATGGGGGGCAAAAATATAG
- a CDS encoding RNA recognition motif domain-containing protein — protein MNIYIGNLSYGVKENELHDALEAFGAVESVKIITDRETGRSKGFAFAEMPDDEAAKRAIDELAGKEFAGRTLVIKEARPRA, from the coding sequence ATGAACATTTACATTGGTAACCTCAGCTATGGGGTTAAAGAAAATGAGCTTCACGATGCTTTAGAAGCATTCGGTGCTGTTGAATCAGTAAAAATTATCACTGATCGTGAAACCGGTCGCTCGAAAGGATTCGCATTTGCCGAAATGCCTGATGACGAAGCTGCTAAACGCGCCATTGATGAATTAGCCGGTAAAGAATTCGCCGGTCGCACTTTGGTGATCAAAGAAGCTCGCCCCAGAGCCTAA
- a CDS encoding D-alanine--D-alanine ligase family protein has protein sequence MKTRIGVFFGGRSTEHEISVISALQAINAFNKDKYDITPIYITKQGKWFSGSALLDVKNYKDMNALQKMCEEVYMIPAFGDYNIYKKRKTLFGNGILTTLDVVIPVLHGSNGEDGIFEGVLETIGIPYAGCNTLSSANGMDKITMKMIMEKCSIPIVDYVWFTDKQWFTQRDMLIREIEKKIGYPVIVKPANLGSSVGISHADNREELIEKIETAEKYSTRIIVEDMVEDLKEINCSVLGDCDDYISSVCEEPIKSGDILSYEDKYMGGTKSSKGMQASQKRIPADLSAEDTQRIQFLAGETFRVLSCHGVSRIDFIVDRNTNTIYVNEINTIPGSLSFYLWEASGIRFDELMDKLVNLALKRKRESALKTVSYDQNIFNMGKGIKGGKTGIK, from the coding sequence ATGAAGACTAGAATCGGCGTTTTTTTCGGCGGACGTTCCACAGAACATGAAATATCCGTCATATCGGCCTTACAAGCCATAAACGCATTCAACAAGGACAAATACGACATCACGCCCATATACATTACCAAACAAGGAAAATGGTTTAGCGGATCGGCGTTGCTCGATGTGAAGAACTATAAGGATATGAATGCTCTGCAAAAAATGTGCGAAGAGGTATATATGATACCTGCATTCGGAGATTACAATATATATAAAAAACGGAAAACTTTATTCGGAAACGGAATACTGACAACTTTAGATGTCGTCATTCCCGTATTACATGGTTCTAACGGAGAGGACGGCATTTTTGAAGGCGTACTGGAAACCATAGGCATACCTTATGCCGGCTGCAATACTCTCTCTTCGGCGAATGGTATGGACAAGATTACGATGAAAATGATTATGGAAAAATGTAGTATCCCGATCGTTGACTATGTATGGTTCACCGACAAACAATGGTTTACTCAAAGGGATATGTTAATCCGTGAGATAGAGAAAAAAATAGGTTATCCTGTTATCGTAAAACCGGCAAATCTTGGTTCAAGCGTCGGGATTTCACATGCAGACAACCGGGAAGAACTGATAGAGAAAATAGAGACAGCCGAAAAATATTCCACCCGAATTATCGTAGAGGATATGGTGGAAGACTTAAAAGAGATCAATTGCTCGGTACTTGGGGATTGTGACGATTATATTTCCTCGGTATGCGAAGAACCTATAAAAAGCGGAGACATTCTTTCTTATGAAGATAAATATATGGGAGGAACTAAATCTTCTAAAGGAATGCAGGCTTCACAAAAAAGAATACCTGCCGACCTCAGTGCCGAAGATACGCAACGTATTCAGTTCCTTGCAGGTGAAACATTCCGGGTACTATCATGTCACGGAGTATCCAGAATAGATTTTATCGTAGACCGGAACACCAACACAATATACGTAAATGAAATAAATACAATACCCGGTTCTCTTTCATTTTATCTGTGGGAAGCCAGCGGAATAAGATTTGACGAACTCATGGACAAGCTGGTAAACCTTGCTCTAAAACGGAAACGGGAATCGGCACTCAAAACAGTAAGTTACGACCAGAATATATTTAATATGGGAAAAGGAATAAAAGGAGGAAAAACTGGTATAAAATAA
- a CDS encoding Mur ligase family protein, whose amino-acid sequence MEQFLLIPAIVLLAIYCAFALKYELQMLQQNSYRIERYWKWVLNSFNTERRLVDILVLFLLNTPFTHWVMVSVVILYALIRIYTEYRKKYKKPLVFTKRATRLYITSLILAYTLPTIVYISTFNLYMSLNCLMLMIVISYAIIILATIVTAPMEKAINRRYYNDAKRILQEMPGLMIIGITGSYGKTSTKHYLYRILAEQFNVLMTPGSYNTTLGVIRTIREQLKPFHNVFIVEMGAKQIGDIKEICDLVQPSIGIVTAVGEQHLESFKNIQNVQRTKFELIDSLPAHGLGIINNDFEHIANRPVKNVQIKRYSLNDKETDYYVENIEYGTDETHFTIVGGGERLNLSTKLIGDCNISNLMAAVITARYLDVPENAIKYGVSRIEQVEHRLNMKRTPGGISIIDDAFNSNPDGSKMALDVLKRITTGKRIIITPGMIELGEKQEFYNHRFGKQIAESCDYAIIVGTYNQGAILAGMQEAGMQENKIFLAHTFNDAQSHLQQIAERGDVVLYENDLPDTFK is encoded by the coding sequence ATGGAACAATTCCTTTTAATTCCCGCCATTGTACTGCTGGCTATTTATTGTGCTTTTGCGTTAAAGTACGAATTGCAAATGTTGCAACAAAATTCCTACCGCATAGAACGTTATTGGAAATGGGTATTAAATTCGTTCAATACGGAACGACGTTTGGTCGACATCCTCGTATTATTTTTACTAAATACACCTTTCACCCATTGGGTAATGGTATCGGTAGTGATCTTGTACGCTCTTATCCGTATATACACGGAATACAGGAAGAAGTATAAAAAACCTCTGGTATTTACCAAACGTGCCACCAGGCTATATATTACATCGCTTATCCTTGCTTATACCCTGCCGACAATTGTATATATATCAACATTCAACTTATATATGAGCCTCAATTGCCTGATGCTCATGATAGTTATTTCTTATGCTATTATAATCCTTGCAACTATTGTCACAGCTCCGATGGAAAAAGCGATTAACCGACGTTATTATAACGACGCCAAACGTATCTTACAGGAAATGCCCGGTCTGATGATCATAGGAATAACCGGGAGCTACGGAAAGACCAGTACCAAACATTATTTATACAGGATATTGGCGGAACAATTCAATGTACTTATGACCCCCGGCAGTTATAATACGACATTAGGGGTTATAAGGACTATAAGGGAACAATTAAAACCTTTCCACAATGTTTTTATTGTAGAGATGGGAGCAAAACAGATCGGGGATATCAAAGAAATATGCGATTTGGTACAGCCTTCGATAGGGATAGTGACTGCTGTAGGAGAACAACATCTGGAATCGTTCAAAAACATACAGAACGTGCAACGGACAAAATTTGAATTGATAGACTCTTTACCGGCTCACGGGTTGGGGATTATCAATAACGATTTCGAACATATTGCGAACCGCCCGGTCAAGAACGTACAAATAAAACGATACTCTCTCAACGACAAAGAAACGGATTACTATGTGGAAAATATCGAATATGGTACTGACGAAACTCATTTTACGATAGTGGGAGGAGGAGAACGACTGAATTTGTCCACAAAACTCATAGGAGATTGTAATATATCGAATTTAATGGCAGCCGTTATTACTGCCCGTTATCTGGATGTTCCTGAAAATGCCATAAAATACGGTGTCAGCCGTATAGAACAAGTTGAGCACAGATTGAATATGAAACGTACGCCCGGAGGTATATCTATTATCGACGATGCATTCAACTCCAACCCCGACGGTTCTAAGATGGCCCTGGATGTATTGAAACGAATAACGACCGGCAAACGAATCATCATTACGCCGGGAATGATAGAATTAGGAGAAAAACAAGAATTCTATAATCACCGGTTCGGTAAACAAATAGCAGAATCCTGCGATTATGCTATAATCGTCGGGACCTATAATCAGGGAGCGATACTGGCCGGTATGCAAGAAGCCGGTATGCAAGAAAATAAAATATTTTTGGCGCACACATTCAACGACGCCCAATCACATTTGCAACAAATAGCTGAAAGAGGGGACGTAGTTTTATACGAAAACGATCTCCCCGATACATTTAAATAA
- a CDS encoding alpha/beta fold hydrolase — MIEKIHIHNVDLQYRVTGEGQPVILLHGWGCNMNTLQSIETSLAPYFKVYNIDFPGFGGSSIPKEIWGIEEYTRLLEEFIDYQNITDPILLGHSFGGRVTILYSSRKRVRKAILVDAAGIKPKRPLKYYIKIYSFKTYKHLLPFLIGKKKAEEKIEMYRRKAGSSDYNALSGMMRNIFTKIVNEDLTPVLSSIKCPVLLMWGKNDTATPLKDAKLMEKLIPDAGLVIFDNAGHYSFLDAPRDFNIILNNFLEKDRIKK; from the coding sequence ATGATTGAAAAAATCCATATTCACAATGTAGATTTACAATACCGGGTAACAGGTGAAGGACAGCCGGTCATTCTCCTGCATGGATGGGGTTGTAATATGAACACACTGCAATCCATAGAAACGAGTCTTGCCCCCTACTTTAAAGTATATAATATAGATTTTCCAGGTTTCGGAGGCAGCAGTATACCGAAAGAGATATGGGGCATTGAAGAATATACACGATTATTGGAAGAGTTTATTGATTATCAAAACATAACCGATCCTATCTTATTAGGCCATTCTTTCGGAGGACGCGTTACGATATTATATTCTTCGAGGAAGCGGGTACGTAAAGCGATCCTGGTAGATGCGGCAGGAATTAAACCTAAACGGCCTCTTAAATATTATATCAAAATTTATTCGTTTAAAACATACAAACACCTGTTACCGTTCCTCATCGGAAAAAAGAAAGCAGAAGAAAAAATAGAGATGTACCGGCGTAAGGCAGGTTCATCCGATTATAATGCCTTATCTGGTATGATGCGCAATATATTTACTAAAATAGTAAATGAAGATCTCACTCCGGTGTTGTCTTCTATCAAATGCCCGGTTCTGCTTATGTGGGGAAAAAACGATACGGCAACACCCCTAAAAGACGCCAAGCTCATGGAAAAGCTTATTCCGGATGCAGGTCTGGTGATTTTCGATAACGCCGGACATTATAGTTTTTTAGATGCTCCTCGCGATTTTAATATCATTCTTAATAACTTTTTGGAGAAAGACCGAATTAAAAAATAA
- the ligA gene encoding NAD-dependent DNA ligase LigA, producing MDDAKEKIDRLRKLLNEHNYNYYVLNAPVISDREFDEMMRELQELEEKYPEYTDPDSPTQRVGNDINRAFTQVEHRYPMLSLSNTYSMDEVEAFYERADSGLMGEPFDMVGELKYDGTSISLTYENGRLVRAVTRGDGVKGDDVTENIRTIKSIPLQLRGNDYPQNFEIRGEILMPWTVFEALNEERERQEEPLFANPRNAAAGTLKSQNSAVVASRSLDAYFYYLLGENLPCDDHYENLQRAKSWGFKISDAMRKLKSIQEVEEFIGYWDKNRKNLPVATDGIVFKVSSLRQQRNLGYTAKSPRWAIAYKFQAEQAVTRLNFVSYQVGRTGTVTPVANLDPVQLSGTVVKRASLHNDDIIQSLDLHIGDMVYVEKGGEIIPKITGVDMAARESNILLGEKVKFIKNCPECGTLLCRLEGEAAWFCPNERGCPPQIKGRIEHYISRRAMNIDGLGPETINLFYSLGLVRDVSDLYTLKMDQISSLERLGDKSAQNIITAIERSRDVPFERFLFALGIRYVGETVAKKLALAFHSLEALMNASLEELVQVDEIGERIGRSIISYFSDTENRALVERLKAFGVQTSVSEERLSGRSDKLSGKIIVISGTFSHHSRDEYKALIEQNGGKNSGSISGKTTYVLAGENMGPAKLEKARKLGIEILSEDDFLKMIGKY from the coding sequence ATGGATGATGCGAAAGAAAAAATAGATCGGCTTCGTAAGTTGCTCAATGAGCATAATTATAATTATTATGTATTAAATGCACCTGTGATAAGCGATCGTGAATTTGATGAAATGATGCGCGAGTTACAGGAGCTGGAAGAAAAGTATCCGGAATACACCGATCCTGATTCTCCTACCCAGCGGGTGGGAAATGATATAAACAGAGCATTTACTCAGGTAGAGCATCGTTATCCTATGCTATCATTGAGCAATACCTATTCAATGGACGAAGTGGAAGCTTTCTATGAAAGGGCAGATTCCGGACTTATGGGAGAGCCGTTTGATATGGTGGGAGAACTTAAATATGACGGAACCTCCATTTCATTGACTTATGAGAACGGACGACTTGTCAGGGCTGTTACAAGAGGGGATGGCGTGAAAGGGGATGATGTAACCGAAAATATACGTACAATCAAAAGTATCCCTTTGCAGTTAAGAGGGAATGACTATCCCCAGAACTTTGAGATTAGAGGAGAGATCCTTATGCCGTGGACCGTATTCGAGGCATTGAACGAGGAGAGGGAGAGGCAGGAAGAGCCTTTGTTTGCCAATCCCAGAAATGCCGCTGCCGGTACGCTGAAATCCCAGAACTCTGCTGTTGTCGCTTCCCGTTCTCTGGATGCTTATTTTTATTATCTGCTGGGTGAAAATCTTCCTTGTGACGACCATTATGAAAATTTGCAGCGAGCTAAATCCTGGGGATTTAAAATATCGGATGCCATGCGTAAACTCAAATCCATACAAGAAGTGGAAGAGTTTATCGGCTACTGGGATAAAAACCGAAAGAACCTTCCGGTCGCAACAGATGGAATAGTATTTAAGGTTTCGTCATTACGCCAGCAGCGGAATCTGGGCTATACGGCGAAATCGCCCCGGTGGGCTATTGCGTATAAATTTCAGGCGGAGCAGGCTGTGACACGCTTAAATTTTGTTTCTTATCAGGTAGGACGTACAGGTACGGTAACTCCGGTGGCCAATCTTGATCCGGTACAGTTATCCGGCACGGTCGTAAAAAGAGCCTCGTTGCATAACGATGATATCATTCAGTCTTTGGACCTGCATATCGGAGATATGGTATATGTGGAAAAAGGGGGAGAGATCATTCCTAAAATAACGGGGGTGGATATGGCCGCCCGCGAAAGTAACATATTATTGGGAGAAAAAGTAAAGTTCATAAAAAACTGTCCTGAATGCGGAACTTTATTGTGTCGGTTGGAGGGCGAAGCTGCTTGGTTCTGTCCTAATGAACGGGGATGCCCTCCGCAGATCAAAGGACGCATCGAGCATTACATCAGCCGCAGAGCTATGAATATTGACGGTTTAGGTCCCGAAACTATCAATCTTTTTTATTCTTTAGGGTTGGTTCGTGACGTTTCCGATCTTTATACTTTAAAAATGGACCAGATTTCTTCGCTGGAACGGCTGGGGGATAAATCGGCACAGAATATCATTACAGCCATAGAACGATCGCGTGATGTACCTTTCGAACGATTCTTATTCGCTCTCGGTATACGTTATGTAGGAGAGACGGTAGCAAAGAAACTGGCTTTGGCTTTTCATTCCCTGGAAGCTCTCATGAATGCTTCTCTGGAAGAGCTGGTGCAAGTGGATGAAATAGGCGAGCGCATAGGGCGGAGCATTATTTCATATTTCTCCGATACAGAGAACAGGGCGCTGGTGGAGCGTTTAAAAGCTTTCGGAGTACAAACTTCTGTTTCGGAAGAAAGATTATCGGGACGTTCGGATAAACTGTCAGGAAAAATTATCGTTATAAGCGGTACTTTCAGTCACCATTCGAGAGATGAATATAAAGCACTTATTGAGCAGAACGGAGGGAAAAATTCCGGTTCCATATCCGGCAAAACTACTTATGTACTGGCGGGAGAAAATATGGGGCCTGCTAAATTGGAAAAGGCCCGGAAGCTTGGGATTGAAATCCTGTCGGAAGATGATTTTCTTAAAATGATAGGAAAGTATTAA
- the dapA gene encoding 4-hydroxy-tetrahydrodipicolinate synthase, with the protein MARINLSGMGVALITPFRSDESVDFSALSRLIEYQIQNGTDYFVVLGTTAETPTLSEEEKTAIKSFVVERVNGRVPLVLGLGGNNTRGIVSHLEHDDFTGIDAILSVVPYYNKPSQEGMYQHYKAIAGSTRLPVILYNVPGRTGVNMTAETTLRLARDFDNIIAIKEASGNITQMDEIIKNKPSDFDVISGDDGITFPLITLGAVGVISVIGNAFPKEFSKMVRLALNGDFANSLLIHHKFTELFSLLFVDGNPAGVKCLLNAMGYIENQLRLPLVPTRITTYEKIRTVLQSLHYIP; encoded by the coding sequence ATGGCACGAATAAATTTAAGCGGTATGGGGGTCGCCTTGATCACTCCTTTTAGAAGTGATGAATCGGTGGATTTTTCGGCCTTATCACGGCTTATTGAATATCAGATACAGAACGGAACCGACTATTTTGTAGTGTTGGGCACTACGGCCGAAACACCTACGCTTAGCGAAGAGGAGAAGACGGCAATAAAGTCTTTTGTGGTTGAACGCGTGAACGGACGTGTTCCTCTCGTTTTGGGTTTAGGGGGCAATAATACAAGAGGAATAGTAAGTCATCTTGAACATGATGATTTTACCGGTATCGATGCGATCTTGTCTGTAGTCCCTTATTACAATAAGCCTTCTCAGGAGGGGATGTATCAGCATTATAAAGCTATTGCAGGAAGTACTCGCCTGCCGGTCATATTGTATAATGTGCCGGGACGTACGGGGGTGAATATGACGGCTGAAACTACCTTGAGGCTCGCACGCGATTTCGACAATATCATTGCCATAAAAGAAGCATCGGGCAATATTACCCAGATGGATGAGATTATAAAGAATAAACCGTCCGATTTTGATGTGATTTCCGGCGACGACGGAATAACTTTTCCTTTGATAACTTTAGGGGCTGTAGGTGTTATTTCGGTGATAGGAAATGCTTTCCCTAAAGAATTCAGCAAAATGGTACGTTTGGCATTGAATGGTGATTTTGCCAATTCACTGCTTATTCATCATAAATTTACCGAGTTATTCAGCCTTTTGTTCGTGGACGGTAACCCTGCCGGAGTGAAATGTTTGCTGAATGCTATGGGGTATATTGAGAATCAGCTTCGTTTGCCTTTGGTTCCTACCCGAATTACTACGTATGAAAAGATCAGAACTGTTCTGCAGAGTTTACATTATATCCCTTGA
- the queF gene encoding preQ(1) synthase: MEKELSLLGKKTEYKQDYAPEVLETFTNKHPEMDYWVRFNCPEFTSLCPITGQPDFATIQIDYIPGIRMVESKSLKLYLFSFRNHGGFHEDCVNLIMKDLIKLMDPKYIEVTGFFTPRGGISIYPYCNYGRPDTPFAEMAKQRLINRH, translated from the coding sequence ATGGAAAAAGAATTGTCACTGCTGGGAAAGAAAACAGAGTATAAACAAGATTACGCCCCGGAAGTATTGGAGACCTTCACCAATAAACATCCCGAAATGGATTACTGGGTACGCTTCAATTGTCCCGAATTTACCAGCCTATGTCCTATTACCGGTCAGCCTGATTTCGCAACCATACAAATAGATTATATACCTGGCATACGGATGGTGGAAAGTAAAAGTCTTAAATTATATTTGTTCAGCTTTCGTAACCATGGCGGCTTTCATGAGGACTGCGTAAATCTTATTATGAAAGACCTTATCAAACTCATGGATCCGAAATATATCGAGGTCACAGGATTTTTCACTCCAAGAGGAGGAATCAGTATTTATCCATACTGCAACTACGGACGACCAGATACTCCTTTTGCCGAAATGGCAAAACAAAGATTGATCAACCGTCATTAA
- a CDS encoding queuosine precursor transporter has product MKQTFSLPFVMMGVLFCVCLIISNILEVKMIQLGSITATAGLIVFPVSYIINDCIAEVWGFRKARFIIWTGFLMNLLAVIFIQLAIILPPAGFWEHQDAFRTIFGSTPRILFASFIAFLAGSFLNAWVMSKMKVASKGKRFSLRAIVSTIIGESADSMIFFPVAFAGVIPINDLLILIVTQACLKTVYEIIILPVTIRIVRYVKRIDKSDVYDNRISYNILKIKDV; this is encoded by the coding sequence ATGAAACAAACCTTCAGCCTGCCCTTCGTAATGATGGGCGTTCTTTTCTGTGTTTGCCTAATTATTTCCAATATACTGGAAGTAAAAATGATTCAGTTAGGCAGCATTACGGCTACCGCCGGCCTCATTGTTTTCCCTGTTTCTTATATTATTAACGACTGCATTGCCGAAGTATGGGGATTCCGCAAAGCTCGTTTTATTATATGGACCGGATTCTTAATGAACCTGCTCGCCGTCATTTTCATTCAACTGGCGATTATCCTCCCTCCGGCGGGTTTCTGGGAACACCAGGATGCATTCCGTACCATTTTCGGTTCTACCCCCCGTATTCTTTTTGCCAGTTTCATTGCATTTCTGGCGGGCTCTTTCCTAAACGCCTGGGTTATGAGTAAAATGAAAGTCGCCAGCAAAGGAAAAAGATTTTCCCTGAGGGCAATAGTCTCCACCATAATCGGAGAAAGCGCAGATTCCATGATTTTCTTTCCGGTAGCATTCGCCGGAGTAATTCCAATAAACGACCTGCTTATTCTTATCGTTACACAAGCCTGCCTGAAAACCGTTTACGAAATCATTATCCTGCCTGTTACCATACGGATTGTACGTTATGTAAAACGTATCGACAAGAGCGATGTATATGACAACCGAATTTCTTACAACATATTAAAAATAAAAGACGTCTGA